One Equus quagga isolate Etosha38 chromosome 5, UCLA_HA_Equagga_1.0, whole genome shotgun sequence genomic window carries:
- the ISG15 gene encoding ubiquitin-like protein ISG15, which yields MGGELKVKMLGGEFLVPLKDSMLVSELKQQIAQKTGVPPFQQRLATHPAGMVLQDRVPLVSQGLGPGSTVVLVVQNCDTPLSILVRNGKGRSSAYEVRLTQTVAELKQQVCLRESVQADQFWLTFEGKPMDDQLHLGEYELTAGCTVYMNLRLRGGGAGPWGPR from the exons ATG GGTGGGGAGCTGAAGGTGAAGATGCTGGGGGGTGAGTTCCTGGTGCCCCTGAAGGACTCCATGCTGGTGTCGGAGCTGAAGCAGCAGATCGCCCAGAAGACGGGAGTGCCCCCCTTCCAGCAGCGCCTGGCCACCCACCCAGCCGGCATGGTGCTGCAGGACAGGGTCCCCCTCGTCAGCCAGGGCCTGGGACCCGGCAGCACGGTCGTGCTTGTCGTGCAGAACTGTGACACCCCCCTGAGCATCCTGGTGAGGAACGGCAAGGGCCGCAGCAGCGCCTATGAGGTCCGGCTGACGCAGACGGTGGCAGAGCTCAAGCAGCAGGTGTGCCTGCGGGAGAGCGTGCAGGCCGACCAGTTCTGGCTGACTTTCGAGGGGAAGCCCATGGACGACCAGCTCCACCTGGGGGAATACGAGCTTACAGCCGGGTGCACCGTGTACATGAACTTGCGCCTgagggggggcggggcagggccaTGGGGGCCGCGCTAA
- the LOC124239609 gene encoding translation initiation factor IF-2-like produces the protein MGGGHCGLWSPRGPQPIAPGDSPVSFPASTQSCLGSPRPTRPCGCDVSLGLRIPGGRRRQTDKIVTRSLRDETKRRVSGGDPGSLPRTGWSRSLRSGVLREAGGSARPREGAASQDRKGPQGRGRRARAGRGAGTQGFRPGGVATAAVGPPSRWCRRLAPPQHLFPGPSSRPLSRLLLSLPWPTLVWPWSSATQSPAPPPPGSPPESWRQTDPSADLGRRAAQVLGLHTCVYAGCAPPGRRPFTEVGQPTLHSGREEETEWRRRALESLRGLAGILGADPASSESPGNAGWPGAGAARTSPADQEATGVTEPPPTRAGCAGDRQPASAPGGHRRLLLLESSGSCPPELGPVCVGPGRPQPPAGTRPAGLQAGRRGRGAGSSPFFLS, from the exons ATGGG tGGGGGGCACTGTGGTCTTTGGAGTCCTCGGGGTCCCCAGCCCATTGCGCCCGGCGACAGCCCCGTGTCCTTCCCTGCATCCACCCAGAGCTGTCTCGGGAGCCCGCGGCCCACCCGCCCTTGCGGCTGTGACGTCTCTCTGGGGCTTCGAATCCCGGGCGGGAGGCGACGGCAAACAGACAAAATAGTGACTCGGTCGTTAAGAGACGAGACAAAGAGGCGGGTCAGTGGCGGGGATCCGGGAAGCCTTCCTCGGACTGGGTGGTCCCGAAGTCTTCGCAGTGGGGTCCTCAGGGAAGCGGGTGGCTCTGCAAGGCCCCGGGAGGGAGCGGCGTCCCAGGACCGGAAGGGGCCGCAGGGCcgagggaggagggcaagggcGGGCAGGGGCGCGGGGACCCAGGGCTTCCGCCCGGGAGGGGTCGCCACGGCGGCTGTGGGTCCACCCAGTAGGTGGTGTCGACGGCTAGCCCCGCCCCAACACCTGTTCCCGGGTCCCAGCTCACGGCCGCTGTCCAgactccttctctcccttccctggccaACCCTAGTCTGGCCCTGGTCCAGTGCCACGCAAAGTCCCGCGCCTCCCCCTCCGGGAAGCCCTCCGGAATCTTGGCGCCAAACCGATCCCTCCGCGGATCTGGGGCGGCGGGCGGCTCAGGTCCTCGGGCTACACACGTGCGTCTACGCCGGGTGCGCGCCTCCAGGCAGGCGGCCATTCACGGAGGTGGGGCAGCCCACTCTCCACTCGGGCCGGGAGGAAGAAACCGAGTGGAGGAGGAGGGCGTTGGAAAGCCTCAGGGGTCTGGCGGGAATCCTCGGAGCGGACCCTGCCAGCTCGGAAAGCCCTGGGAACGCTGGTTGGCCCGGTGCCGGGGCGGCTAGGACCAGTCCTGCCGACCAGGAGGCCACCGGGGTCACAGAGCCTCCACCCACGCGAGCGGGCTGCGCGGGGGACAGACAGCCCGCGAGCGCCCCCGGCGGCCACCGGCGCCTCCTGCTGCTGGAGTCGTCGGGGAGCTGCCCGCCTGAGCTGGGGCCCGTCTGCGTGGGCCCCGGCCGCCCCCAGCCACCCGCGGGGACCAGACCCGCAGGGCTTCAGGCCGGAAGGAGAGGCCGAGGAGCCGGTTCTTCGCCGTTCTTTCTCTCGTAG
- the HES4 gene encoding transcription factor HES-4, with the protein MRSRVHTPRGGSALNSRAAGDARAGLRPGTRLGGIRRAARSAWHREARERIMPADTPGKPRASPLAGAPASASRTPNKPRSAAEHRKSSKPVMEKRRRARINESLAQLKTLILDALRKDSSRHSKLEKADILEMTVRHLQSLRRVQVTAALSADPTVLGKYRAGFNECLAEVNRFLAGCDGVPADVRSRLLCHLAACLGQLGPSRCPAPPPAAAEAPAPEVYAGRPPLPAFDGSFPLLRPGAAFALPLLPGLTGAPPAAPGAVLQGQGAPWRPWLR; encoded by the exons ATGCGGAGCCGGGTTCACACACCCCGCGGCGGCTCTGCCTTAAATAGCCGGGCGGCTGGCGACGCGCGCGCGGGCCTGCGGCCTGGGACCCGCCTGGGAGGGATACGGCGGGCGGCGCGCTCCGCCTGGCACCGGGAGGCGCGGGAGCGCATCATGCCTGCAGACACCCCGGGGAAGCCGCGAGCCTCGCCGCTGGCAGGAGCCCCGGCTAGCGCGAGCCGAACCCCAAACAAGCCCCGGAGTGCGGCCGAGCACCGGAAG TCCTCCAAGCCGGTCATGGAGAAGCGGCGCCGAGCGCGCATCAACGAGAGCCTCGCTCAGCTCAAGACCCTCATCCTGGATGCCCTCAGGAAAGAT agcTCGCGCCACTCGAAGCTGGAGAAGGCGGACATCCTGGAGATGACCGTGAGGCACCTGCAGAGCCTGCGGCGCGTGCAGGTGACAG CCGCGCTTAGCGCAGACCCCACCGTCCTGGGCAAGTACCGCGCCGGCTTCAACGAGTGTCTGGCCGAGGTGAACCGCTTCCTGGCCGGCTGCGACGGCGTCCCGGCCGACGTGCGTTCTCGCCTGCTCTGCCACCTGGCGGCCTGCCTGGGCCAGCTGGGGCCCTCGCGCTGCCCAGCCCCACCGCCGGCCGCTGCGGAGGCCCCGGCGCCCGAGGTCTACGCTGGCCGCCCGCCGCTGCCTGCGTTCGACGGCTCCTTCCCCCTGCTGCGCCCCGGGGCAGCCTTCGCGCTGCCCCTCCTCCCGGGCCTGACTGGGgcgccccccgccgcccccggaGCGGTCCTACAGGGCCAGGGCGCGCCCTGGAGGCCCTGGCTGCGGTGA